Within Gouania willdenowi chromosome 24, fGouWil2.1, whole genome shotgun sequence, the genomic segment gtcttcttcgttggtgttttagAACATTGGCTCTGCAGTCAGGAGCGAGGAATTACCGGCCGCATAGTTCCATGCCTTGTGTACAAATTAGGCTGGCAAGGATTTGTTGTGGGGTGGCATTGTAACGAGTAATATATTGCTGATTTTTGTGTCAGTAATGCGTTGTATTACTGAGTTACTTATAAAAGTAACATATTACAGTAACTTGTtacttttgtaatgagttactcccaacactgacTATCATCCTAAATGGACTAGTTCTGTGGTTAGAACATGTGCAGATGACAAGAAAGCATCGTAGCGGCTCtgatgagtgtttgaaacagctgactgtgataaacacacaccttgGAGCAACAATTTTGTCtcactcacaatcacaataacagcttctatgaatccgtgtatcattcgttcattcatttttcattatgtaacgaAAACATGAAAATCGAAACAAACaccatttatttgatttttgtttccAAATTATATTCAAAGCAGAATCAAAAAATTTAATTGTTTTCTAAAACAGCATAAACACTTGAACTGAAGTAAAATTGCTCTAATTCAGTGACAGGCTTGATTATGGTTACATTACTTTTGTGTGAATGAGGTCAGAAACTGGTTGGGTCAGTTTCCAAGTTAGCAGGAAaagctactattactattgcaacaataCATCATCATTAgagtaaaactaacctgtctcatgaCGGTCTAAGCATAGAAATTAACACAAATGTGTCAAACAATATAGTTTTATATACGGTATTTTATATACCATATCCTTGTGACCATGAAAAAaggctcatatatatatatatatatatatatatatatatatatatatatatatatatatatattgcattcTTTCATCAAAGAATGTCACCTGTGCACTGATGACTATCTCACTCATTTCTTTTAAGTCACACACTTTTTCACATATTTCCTTATCAGGTGAAGTGACTATAAAAGCCATGGAGTGGCTATGAACAGGCAGACTGATGAAGAAGTTCACCATACTGTTTCCCTAAGAAGGCTGTTGGGTAGATGTTTATCATCCTCTTATGTCAAGTGTTATTGTTCACTTTTTTAAAGCTGGTTACTAattgttgtacatttttttcctaCATAAGATTCCTGTTGCACTAAAAACATGCTTCGACTGGTAAAGTATTGTCTTTAGTAGTGAATGACTAAcattttcatccatccatccattttcttgtGGGGTATTTTTTAAGCAGTGGTTTTATAAACTAAATCAGTTGTTtgacctttgtttttgttttttttatagctttttgTTGCCGTCGTTTCTGTTCTGGTTGCAGGTGGGTCCAGATTGGAAATTGGAGTCGATAAAATCAAAATTTCCAGTCTTGCCAACCTATTGAACTCTACACACACTATAAAACAATTTGTGAAATTCtacttttattgttttgggttttttttttctctctcacagaAAGCACCCAGCAAATTTTTGAAACAACTGCAATACCAGGTGAGAAccagatactgtatatttgaaGTGATGCATTCAGTGTATCCTGGGTTTTGTTGATTAAATGAAATTCGGACTATATTAATTTTCTATTTCTCCACATGCAACAAAGCCAGGTAGGGCATTCAAAGAGTGTTTCACCATTTATCATCTACAtggtttatatttattatgGTATGGATAAATCCAACtctatttatttgttaaaaagacAATGGACAATTGAAGCCAGGGGGATTGAagttgtctcttttttttcttttgactttactttcaaaacacaaacaagcCCAGGTGTAACCAATGTTCTTCTGTTGTCCCTCCTCCTTTTTGTTTGTCTTACAAAAATAATTGGGATAGCTCTACCACCTCCGCCTCcgcctccacctccacctccacctccacctccacctccacctccacctccaggTATTTATTGCTATTAtcaactttaaaatgtgttaaatcttGTTTCTAATGTTTCTGAAACTCCAATCAGGTCTTCTGAGTTACAAACCTAACATCAGTAAGCACATTTCAGCCAATTTAAAAATTTCCAGACAAAGATTCGTCTTCTTAACAACTTGTTTTTCCTATCTCAGATTGCTGGACACAGTGGTTTGATAGAGATAATCCCAGTGGTACTGGGGACTGGGAAACATTAAGAGACCTTCGTAGAGAGAACCCTGGGAAAATTTGTCCCAAACCAGCCGACATTGAGGTTGTGACTCTGTCTGGGAAAAGTGTGGTTCAAACTGGGGAAGTGATTTACAAGTAAGCCCAAATTAACTTTTGTTGCACTATTCCAGAAGATGCAGATTTTATTCAATCGTTTTGTGAACTTCCAGGATGGACACAACTACAGGATTCGTCTGTAAAAAGAATGACCAACCAGATAAGAAGTGCGAGGATTACAAAGTGCGCTTCAGGTGCTCACACCCTTACTGTGATGATGGAGGTATtagataaatatattatttgtataatattaagATGAAAAACACTTAAATTTGATGAGCCGAAAGGAGTTTCCCAGTACAGATCTATTTTGCATTCTTCTCTCTTTGCAGCGTGCTGGACGCAGTGGTTTGATCGCGATGATCCCAGTGGAACTGGAGACTGGGAAACCCTCACAAACCTTCGCAATGAGAACCCAGGGAAAATTTGTCCCAAACCAGCGGACATTGAGGTTGAGACTCTGTCTGGGAACAGTGTGGTTCAAACTGGGGAAGTGATTTACAAGTAAGCCCAAATTAACTTTTGTTGCACTATTCCAGAAGATGCAGATTTTATTCAATCGTTTTGTGAACTTCCAGGATGGACACAACTACAGGATTCGTCTGTAAAAAGAATGACCAACCAGATAAGAAGTGCGAGGATTACAAAGTGCGCTTCAGGTGCTCACACCCTTACTGTGATGATGGAGGTATtagataaatatattatttgtataatattaagATGAAAAACACTTAAATTTGATGAGCCGAAAGGAGTTTCCCAGTACAGATCTATTTTGCATTCTTCTCTCTTTGCAGTGTGCTGGACCCGGTGGTTTGATCGCGATAATCCCAGTGGAACTGGAGACTGGGAGCTTCTGAGAGAcctgaggaaaaaatacaagatttgtgtaaaacctCTCCACATTGAGGTTACAACCACTGGTTTCCCGACTCCTGCCCGCAACACAGGACAGAAATTCTATTTGTGAGTTTactcataaaacatacaatattactggtaaaaatgtttgtcttttcaagcagatttgaaaatatgtatttttttatcctaCCTGATTACAAATGGATatgatgattttatgatttGACACTAAAGTCTGTTTGCAGTCTGCTGATCATTGTCTGAATATCTTTCAGGTTCAGTCCAACCAAGGGATTCGTTTGCCGCAATAAGGACCAGAAATGGGGCAAATGCCGTGACTACAAAGTTCGCTTTGGATGCAAATGTTAAAGCTGAGCTCCAACAACCtaattttttcctatttttctgTCTCTGTAGAATAACATCTTATTTTCTTAGTTTAATCATATTAACTATAAGTATAATGTTGTTTCTGTCTTTCCCAACTAAATTTAATGTAGACTACTGTGGACTAATAATGTAATGTGGGCTATAATTACAACAATTAAAAATCAAGTTTTCTCTGCAATGATAATTTGTGTATCCGTGTCCTTTAATGCACGTCTGTTACTTGCAAGGTGAAACACAAAGGCTTTAAGAGGTGGTAATGGTTATGAAATATGTTTCCATTGAAATGTCTTACAGCATCACAACTAAAGATCATTTAGTGGATGAAAAAGGAGGAGGAAATTAGACAAGAGAGCAGTGGCATGGCCAGAGAAGGAACCACGAGTGGCAGTGAGATCATATCTGTCAGTATAATTCAGTCTAGACttaatcctttttttctttgggGTGTTGTAGAACTAGTAGTGGAAACATTTTGTATAGAGCTCACAGTAAATGCTGCAAACCTACACAATAAGAGTTTGCCTATCCAAGccaaatctattcaggaacaTAAGCAGCAGTGAAAAAACAATCAGCACCTAATAACCATTAGGAGATGGGATGTAAAGATATATCCTAAATCGGCTAAAAATCTATGCAAATAAGAGggtattaaaatcaatacagtTTTAATCGGTTGAAAAAAAGAATACCTGAACCGGCCGAGTCGACAGATCACGACCCCAACCTGTCTGACcagaatgaagccgatgtctctttaaagaataactaaacgactgctttctcctgacctgccaccaggagggaaattcaagaaatgccttgattatgggcgttactggtagcagtaagacacgcccacaccgctgtgcgcagagacagacggtaatCAACACACATAGTGAGTTAATAAGATTTGCCACTAcaaccacaggcacacacaatcacgaAGTGAAGCTCACACAACCTTACAGACACCATACTCAGGGGCAAACAGCCctgctctcccaccacctcACGCACAGAGCAATAAGACGggcgcacacgcagagacagacgggaatacactcatagcatagatgtgtctgtaaatacacacatagattGATGAACCCTCCGATTAAcacagaatctgctctttatagaaccACAGAGACAAAAATGGCAGGGGAATCTTAAAGAAtctgtttcagccaatagcaaaattcacttgtaatagccggcgttcaacccttGGAGACCAGTATATCcgacattttacaaataaatacgcaaaattaaaatactttcacTAAAACATGAAGAGCGGGACAAGGATTTATAAACAGCattacttaatacccaaatacgcatgtattcagcagaaaaaagtggatttGGAGTTTAGTTACTGTTTAAGCCCAAACCCGTTTCAACCAGACACTATTCACAACCGTGATCGTGCATGTAGAAATGATCCGAGGTGAGTCAGCATCAATTTGTGCATCTTTCTCGCGCTAAATGAAACGTATCACCTGATTTACTTAGCAATGTCCGGACCCATCCCTAACACTTTGTAAAACGATCAAAATGAAACTCTATTAGTTTGAAGTCAGAGCAGGTGTGGCAGCATTTTTGCTCCCTGAAGTCAAGACAACGACAGAGAACAAAGACTGTATGCAAATATTGCAagaaattacacacacacacacacacacgcacacacacacaaagtggcCTTAATCTCTGCATTAGGAGATCATGTGAAAGAAATTGACTGAATAAGGCATTCCACTTATTACAGttaacttttaaaatgattgtggTAGAAACATTATGAATTTCATCATTAACATAGTTTATTACAATGTCTGTTTTTAAATTAGTTAAACTTCAACTAGGGCTACAAATACCAAACTGAATACATTCCAATACGTCTTCCTAAACCAACCCTTATTTGTGCATATACTACACAACTCTAAAAGCCACAATTAATGAGAAATTTGCCACACCAACAAACACCTCAATCTGTTGCATATATTCAGCTAGAGCTGCTGTCTTTGCATTCCATGAAATCCTCAAGAGAAGAAAAGTCCATGTACATAaagttatatataataaatccaCAAAAAAGCTTTCGGATTGAGCTCAGATTTGTGCGTCAAATGGCATTTCATTTCAAGACATGCATTAATCACATTAATGATGGGACAAATTAGATTTGTGTTGAATTGTCTGTAAATGAATATCTCCCCTCTGTTGCTATGCTCTTTAGATAGTGAAAATGTGAATTTAAATCACTTGTGCCAAGGGTGAGACAAGCCTGGTAAGGTTTTAGAGTGTGACCTCAGGGAGATGAACAGGACAAATACTGTAGCAGTATGTGCACTACATGGTGCATTTGCACTCTGACTTGCCATATTTGCTGTGGCAGCTGGTACTACTGGGTAATAGCTGCCTGGGAGAGTATGTCCCCTGTGTGCTGTCACTGCTTGCATTCATTTTCTGATGGTGTTCGAAGTAACTGTTGGTCCTTCTTATCCCACAGAGGCAACATCTGATCCTTGTGTGCACGTTCAGAGTGGATGGCATGCTGTGATGTAAGCTTTAACATGTCAGGGATGATCAAAACACTTCAAAGTAGTGCAGGGAGCAAATATGTCAATTTAGATCAGCTTGATGGATATTAACAGAAGTGAAAGTATGACGTAAACATAAGGTATTGTGATTGTTGAAGCACAATGTTTGAGAATGAGGCTGTCGGAGTTTAAAGTACCAAAGGAAATTAGATAATGCCGCATGTTGGACTGTGTCGATTGATAATATTTACCCATATAAGTgggatttgggtttttttctatgcttgataaaaaaaaaaaaaaaaatcacactacTCTATGCATGAGTCACATCTGCTCTTTTGGGTTTCAGAGGCGCCCTGTCATACTTAATTATTTTTACTCTTCAGTCTAGTTTCTAAAACCCTTGACACTGACTTGTCTACTGggaaaagtcacttttttttgcaaGAACTGCCAAGATTCCTGTTTGAACGCCCCACTGTGTGGGCAGATGCATCTGTTCACATTATGTCTATTCCTTATTCAAAGTTTCTCTCGAGTACACCCCTCACTCTCTGAAGACCCCATACTCATTTCAGAAAAGACTGATCCATCCTTGATCACACAGAGAAATGCCCTGTAACAACAGCTATAGTCCTGCAAACTGACCCTGTTGTGTTCTCCCTGATAATAAATCCAGCCAGTCATCATCCAGTCAACCTAGCTGTGGGACAATCAGagagaatgtttttttgttttaaaggcaGAGGGGAAACAATAATTCTTATAAAGGCCATCTTATACAGTGACATAATAGAGTATTTTAGCTTGTGAATAGATGAAGTAATGAAATTCTGATATTGGACTTTCTTGGTATTGTGTTTCTGGCATGATCTTGGGTTGGTGGTTTTGtgattgtttgtttggttgtttttttttttttttttggtattttagcTTGAGAAGTTAGTTTCAGCCTTGCTGTATGGAGGTTGTTGGTTCAAGTAACGATGGTGCTCCTTTGTCAGTggcttttagttttatttctgtAAGTGCTGATTTAGTAAGTGTTTACTATCTGGCTGGTCATGCTTTCTGTGAGTCCTCAGTGTTGTCTTTGTTGGTAATAGTTTCCTGTCTGTTTGTTCACTACCTTTCTTCTGTGAGAGATTGATTATTTCCCTCTCCTAGCTCATGTTTTCCATCAGTTGTTCTTCATTATCTAATTACGTTCCCTACTACTTCACAAGTGTCTGAACACTGAAGGGTAATTTCActaaacgtgtgcaaacgttcATGCCTGGCTTTGTTGATTTGACTCTGGATGTCTTCTTCTACTCCACTGTCCTTGCTTACCACACAACCCAAAGAGCTGTTTTGTTGACGTTCTTACCTTATAGTTGTAGTTCGTCTTTCTGCTTGTAGTTTTTCCTGTTGATCTTCAGACCTGTCTTCTTGGGTTCCTCAAAAAGCTTGCTCAATGTCATCAGTTCATGTTGTTGCTCATGAAAAAGAAGGCCGACATAATCTGTGAAATCCAGTCTTCAAGTTGTTTGGTCAGGTTCCACTGGGTTCTTGGTTGCTGCCTGCCTcacccaccagcaacacatccaactcggagagtttcactgcctgctgaagcgaggaactacgctcctttttctcctctcataaacataaaccaccagtgaaaaaggccagtgtgattagcggctaatgctatcctagctcagtgctacagagagaactgattctcctccatgccTAATCTTTCCTACTCCAGTCCCGGTTAttaaggccgtgtcatacagctccaggtggtcacacacagcgtctactccatggttgaatgggtgaacagaccagtgtccgtgttgacggcctgacgtcatcgtcaacaatgACTCTTATTTTTAAAACGTAACCCCCGCAATAAACGAAAGATTACTGTAATTGCGATTTGagcgtgtttccattgaacgttgttttgtaagtctcgcgggatgaaatctcatcccgcgagactttgctgcaggaagacgaaTGATCTGACGGATGTTCTGTTACGTGTATTTGCGGGAAAAGTGTTTTCATAGTGCTTTTGTGACACACTTCATTATCAAAAACGTCTgcaattcctcctcatgaaattttaattttttttggtgttttttcaaaattcaggtgtttccattactagtttttttttgcgctttttagattttgcgcCTTTCCAAGggcaatggaaacacagctactgaaaAATGGTCCAGTGAGAGAGAATATGCATCCTTGTTTCACGTTTCTACAAGGTGATTGATTGAATGAGTCTAGAAGTACTTTATAATCACTTACCTAAACACCAGTACCAAAGTTACTAAAGCTACAATATAGAGTAATTGGTGAAAGACTGCATTGTCGTGATGAGCAGAGGATACACATGATTGTCACAGTCTAAAGTCAAAGTGCAGTCGCTGAATGTAAGTCTGCCTGAATTCtgctggtggggggggggtgcgATTCAGGGTCGACCGTCAGCACTAACTGGAAGTGACAGTGTGCAGAGAGGTCCTAATTACTGTCTCACTTGACTAATTGTCATCTCAGAAGAATATATTCCCAGTAAGTTCTTAGGAAGCTCACTGACAGTATGGCTCAAGATATGTAAGCCTGTGCTGACTTCACTATGATGTGTTTAAAGACAGTGACAGAAGCAAGAAGTAAGGGGTGAATAATACTAATACTGTCAATTGCTGCTTATTGAggagtatttaaaataattactgcTTGGAAAGGAAATGTATTTTAAGTGGATAAAGTAATTTTCTAAAGGTCCATGGGTTTCTTTTGTGTGCCTATAAGCCAAAGTGTTAAGACATCCTTGGCCACTGGCATCTTGACATAATACAATCATTAAGTGAAGCCAGTGTTGACTTTCCACCATTGCCAATGA encodes:
- the LOC114458062 gene encoding uncharacterized protein LOC114458062; this translates as MNEFEIVRVCVCNTPLCRKEVGLLSYKPNINCWTQWFDRDNPSGTGDWETLRDLRRENPGKICPKPADIEVVTLSGKSVVQTGEVIYKMDTTTGFVCKKNDQPDKKCEDYKVRFRCSHPYCDDGACWTQWFDRDDPSGTGDWETLTNLRNENPGKICPKPADIEVETLSGNSVVQTGEVIYKMDTTTGFVCKKNDQPDKKCEDYKVRFRCSHPYCDDGVCWTRWFDRDNPSGTGDWELLRDLRKKYKICVKPLHIEVTTTGFPTPARNTGQKFYLFSPTKGFVCRNKDQKWGKCRDYKVRFGCKC